CGCCGCGCACCGCGCGCACGATCCAGGTGCTCGACGCCGCGGGCAAGGTGACGGCCTCGGCGCCGCTCACCGACGGCGTGGGCACGGTGCACCTGGACCGGCCGATGCGGCTGCGGGCCCTGGATGCCTCCGGCGCGGTGGTCGGCACGGGCCGCGCCCCGCTCCCGCAGTCGAACCCGGGCCCGGAAGCGCACCCCCGCGTCCCCCAGATCACCGACTGGTCCTGACAAGGAAGGGCACCTTCTTATCGCTTTCCGTATAGGAAGGTGCCCTTCTTAACCCGTGGACGAGACCGTCGCGATGCGGCGGAGGAGATCAGCAACCGCTAGCGTGGGGGCGTGCGGATGTGGATCGCCCATGAGGCCGGACGTGACCTGCTGGACCCGCTGCCCTCGGGCGTCGAGCTGGCGGTGCTGCCCCGCCCCGACGCCCCGCTGCCCGGTGATCCGGCGGAGGTCGAGTTCTGGGTGCCGCCGTTCCTGAGCAGCGGCGACGTCGTCGGGCTGGCCGAGCGCATGACCTCGCTGAAGGTGGTGCAGCTGATCACCGCGGGCGCGGACGCCTGGGTGGGCCGCCTGCCCGCACACGTGACGCTATGCGACGCGCGCGGCGTGCACGACTCGCACACCGCCGAGTGGGTGGTCGGCGCGATCCTCGCCTCGCTGCGCCGCTTCGACCACTTCGCCCGCGCGCAGGCCGCGCACCGGTGGGCGTACGCCGAGGTCACGCCGACCGACGAGCTGGGCGGCAAGCGGGTGCTCATCGTCGGCGCGGGCTCCATCGGCGCGGCCGTCGCGGCCCGGCTGGCCCCGTTCGAGGTCGATCTGGCGTACGTCGCCCGCACCGCCCGCGACGGCGTGCACGGCGTCGACGAGCTGCCCCGGCTGCTGCCGCAGGCCGACATCGTGGTGCTGCTGGTGCCGCTGACGCCGCAGACCCGCGGCCTGGTCGACGCGGGCTTCCTGGCCGCCATGGCCGACGGGGCGCTGCTGGTCAACGCCGCGCGCGGCCCGGTCGCCGACACCGCCGCGCTGACCAAGGAGCTGACCTCCGGCCGGATCAGCGCCGCGCTCGACGTGACCGACCCCGAGCCGCTGCCCGCCGGGCACCCGCTGTGGGACCTGCCCAACGTCCTGATCACGCCGCACGTGGCCGGCTCGGTCCGCGGCCTGCTGCCGCGCGCGTACCGCCTCGTCCGCCGCCAGCTCGACCGCTACCTCGCCGGCGAACCCCTCGACAACCAGGTCCACGACGGCTACTGACCCGCCCCCCGGCCCGTTGAGGGCTGCAGTCTCGGGGAAAGTGCGGCCACCGGGTGCCGCGGGCTGCAGTTTCGGGGAAAGTGCGGGCACAGGACGCCGCGAGGCTGCAGTTTCGGGGAAAGTGCAGCTCTACAGGCGTGGCTGCGGTTCCCGGGAAGGTGCGGGCGGCGGGCCGGGCGCGCGGGTCAGGCGGTGGTGAGGGACTGGCCCGCGGCGGAGACGAGCTTCGGAAGATCAGCGGGGCGTACGGCCGTCAGCGGCAGCGCGCTGCCGTCGGTGAGCACCGCGACCACGCGCTTGTCGCCGTCCGCGCGCAGCTCGCTGACCTCCGGCCAGAGCACGATGCGGCTGCCCAGCAGGGCGCGCACGCGCAGCCCGTTCGGGTTGACGTCGGTGCCGGCCCGCCACGCCCAGATCGCGACGGCGACCGGCACGACCAGGACCAGCGGCCAGAACCCGCCCTGCGCGGCGAGCGGGATGCCGCCGAGCGCGGCGATCAGGGCGGCGACGCTGGCGGCGGCGGGGTGTCGGAAGCGGGTCACCCGGCGATTGTTCCACGTAGTCTGTTGTGTCGGACGTCACGGGCATACTGGCCGGCGACGTACGGTGACCTTCGTTCACCGAAGTGACTCCTGAGACAGAAGCGAGGTCGACGATGACCGTTCTGCTGCTCATAGGCACCGCCAAGGGGCTGTTCCTGGCCCGCCGCGACCGGGTCGGGGACTCGTGGGACGTCTCCGTGCCCCAGTTCCCGATGACCGCGGTGTACTCCGTCGGCATCGACACCCGCCGCGCCACGCCCCGCCTGCTGGCCGCGGTGGACAGCTCGCACTTCGGCCCCAGCGTGGCGACCAGCGACGACCTCGGCGCGTGCTGGCGCGAGCCCGATCACGCCCCGGTCGCGTTCCCGCAGGACACCGACACCGCGCTCGGCCGGGTGTGGGCGCTGCAGCCCGGCGCGGCCGCCGAGCCCGACGTGGTCTGGGCCGGCACCCAGCCGTCGGCGCTGTTCCGCTCCACCAACGGCGGCATGTCGTATGAGCTGGTCCGCAGCCTGTGGGACCACCCGCAGCGCACCGAGTGGGGCGAGGGCTTCGGCGGCCAGGCGATCCACACGATCCTGCCGCACCCGACCGACCCGCAGCGGGTGCTGGTGGCGATGTCCACCGGCGGCGTCTACCGGACCACTGACGGCGGCGCGACGTGGCACCCGTCCAACAGCGGCATCCGGGTCAGCTTCATGCCCGACCCGTTCCCCGAGTTCGGCCAGTGCGTGCACAAGGTGGCCCGCGACGGCGAGGACCCCGAGCGCCTCTACCTGCAGAACCACCACGGCGTGTACCGCTCCGACGACGACGGGCAGACCTGGTCTTCCATCGCGGACACCCTG
The Catellatospora sp. IY07-71 DNA segment above includes these coding regions:
- a CDS encoding PH domain-containing protein, with the protein product MTRFRHPAAASVAALIAALGGIPLAAQGGFWPLVLVVPVAVAIWAWRAGTDVNPNGLRVRALLGSRIVLWPEVSELRADGDKRVVAVLTDGSALPLTAVRPADLPKLVSAAGQSLTTA
- a CDS encoding glycoside hydrolase, producing the protein MTVLLLIGTAKGLFLARRDRVGDSWDVSVPQFPMTAVYSVGIDTRRATPRLLAAVDSSHFGPSVATSDDLGACWREPDHAPVAFPQDTDTALGRVWALQPGAAAEPDVVWAGTQPSALFRSTNGGMSYELVRSLWDHPQRTEWGEGFGGQAIHTILPHPTDPQRVLVAMSTGGVYRTTDGGATWHPSNSGIRVSFMPDPFPEFGQCVHKVARDGEDPERLYLQNHHGVYRSDDDGQTWSSIADTLPSDFGFPIVAHPRRGGTAWNFPLSADALRFPVDAKCRVFRTTDAGKTWAPLSYGLPTAPFYPSVLRDAMTVDNGDPVGVYFGTRTGEVFASADEGDSWALVAAHLPDVLCVRAVRL
- a CDS encoding 2-hydroxyacid dehydrogenase translates to MRMWIAHEAGRDLLDPLPSGVELAVLPRPDAPLPGDPAEVEFWVPPFLSSGDVVGLAERMTSLKVVQLITAGADAWVGRLPAHVTLCDARGVHDSHTAEWVVGAILASLRRFDHFARAQAAHRWAYAEVTPTDELGGKRVLIVGAGSIGAAVAARLAPFEVDLAYVARTARDGVHGVDELPRLLPQADIVVLLVPLTPQTRGLVDAGFLAAMADGALLVNAARGPVADTAALTKELTSGRISAALDVTDPEPLPAGHPLWDLPNVLITPHVAGSVRGLLPRAYRLVRRQLDRYLAGEPLDNQVHDGY